From Streptomyces sp. NBC_01754, a single genomic window includes:
- a CDS encoding MFS transporter: MTAPAPAAAAPGHPRFALGVLAFCGVVVAIMQTLVVPLLPHIPELTGATPAAASWLVTVTLLTGAVFTPVLGRVGDMYGKRRVLLVSLGLLVVGSVLCAVSSHIGVLIAGRALQGAAIAVVPLGISILRDELPPERVLSAVALMSSSMGIGAAVGLPIAAVVIQNFEWHTMFWVSGAIGLLDIVLVLRYVPESPLRTRGRFDAPGALGLTAALVCLLLAVTQGGGWGWTSPLTLGLLVASVVIALVWGAYELRVSSPMVDLRVSARPAVLLTNIAALLIGFAFYANSLVTAQMVQEPKATGYGLGASLVVSGLCLLPGGVTMVLLSPVSARISAKHGPKTSLGLAAGIIAVGYGVRFFTSHSLWLIIAGATVVAAGTAIAYSALPALVMRGVPVGETGAANGLNTLMRSVGQAFCSATVAAVLANMTFVAGGRTAPTLGAYQLVFVIAAVAAVLALVVTLCMPRGRADTGTVEGARRSTGRTRAVPTQESA; encoded by the coding sequence ATGACCGCCCCCGCACCGGCAGCCGCCGCCCCCGGCCACCCCCGATTCGCCCTGGGCGTCCTGGCCTTCTGCGGTGTCGTGGTCGCGATCATGCAGACACTCGTGGTCCCGCTGCTCCCGCACATACCGGAGCTCACCGGCGCCACCCCCGCCGCCGCGAGCTGGCTGGTCACCGTGACCCTTCTCACCGGCGCGGTGTTCACCCCCGTACTCGGCCGGGTCGGTGACATGTACGGGAAGCGGCGCGTCCTCCTGGTCTCCCTGGGCCTGCTCGTCGTCGGCTCGGTGCTGTGCGCGGTCAGCTCGCACATCGGCGTACTGATCGCCGGACGCGCCTTGCAGGGTGCGGCGATCGCCGTGGTGCCGCTGGGCATCAGCATCCTGCGCGACGAGCTGCCGCCCGAGCGGGTGCTGTCCGCGGTCGCGCTGATGAGCTCCTCGATGGGGATCGGCGCGGCCGTCGGCCTGCCGATCGCGGCCGTGGTCATCCAGAACTTCGAGTGGCACACCATGTTCTGGGTCTCCGGCGCCATCGGCCTGCTCGACATCGTCCTGGTGCTCCGCTACGTGCCGGAGTCGCCGCTGCGCACCCGCGGCCGGTTCGACGCGCCCGGTGCGCTGGGCCTGACCGCCGCACTGGTCTGCCTGCTGCTCGCCGTCACCCAGGGCGGTGGCTGGGGCTGGACGTCACCGCTCACCCTGGGTCTGCTCGTCGCGTCGGTCGTCATCGCGCTGGTCTGGGGGGCGTACGAACTCCGCGTCAGCTCCCCGATGGTCGACCTGCGCGTCTCGGCCCGCCCGGCCGTGCTGCTCACCAACATCGCCGCCCTGCTGATCGGTTTCGCCTTCTACGCCAACTCCCTGGTCACCGCGCAGATGGTGCAGGAACCCAAGGCCACCGGATACGGGCTCGGTGCCTCCCTCGTCGTCAGCGGGCTGTGCCTGCTGCCCGGCGGAGTGACGATGGTGCTCCTCTCACCCGTCTCGGCCCGGATATCGGCGAAGCACGGCCCGAAGACCAGCCTCGGGCTCGCCGCCGGGATCATCGCCGTGGGGTACGGGGTGCGGTTCTTCACCAGCCACAGCCTCTGGCTGATCATCGCGGGCGCCACGGTGGTCGCGGCGGGCACGGCGATCGCCTACTCCGCGCTGCCCGCGCTGGTGATGCGCGGTGTCCCGGTCGGTGAGACGGGCGCGGCGAACGGCCTGAACACCCTGATGCGCTCGGTCGGCCAGGCGTTCTGCAGCGCCACGGTGGCCGCCGTACTCGCCAACATGACGTTCGTCGCGGGAGGCCGCACGGCCCCGACGCTGGGCGCCTACCAGCTGGTCTTCGTGATCGCCGCGGTCGCCGCGGTACTCGCCCTGGTCGTGACGCTCTGCATGCCGAGGGGACGCGCCGATACGGGTACGGTCGAGGGAGCACGCAGGAGCACCGGCCGGACGAGGGCGGTGCCGACCCAGGAGAGCGCATGA
- a CDS encoding DUF445 domain-containing protein → MEQDTGQGAGRGAGPGPEGRGPGGDGPGGEGPGGEGSGARSGPPDAAEAAQGPPPEGRPSDSAPAGGGASPPGRPLGAGGGLGGFAYTAADEEKQRGVRRMKNTATGLLLLVAVVYVLATWAKNAGMGGWLGYVAAAAEAGMVGALADWFAVTALFRRPLGLPIPHTAIIPTKKDQLGASLGSFVGENFLSGDVVRDRIHALGVGSRLGAWLAEPEHADRVTAELATALRGALTVLRDSDVQAVVGEAITRRADAAEVGPGLGKMLEKVVSDGGHRRVVDLVCVRAHDWLVLHGDSVMDAVQGGAPGWTPRFVDKRIGERVYKELLRFVTEMRDMPDHPARGSIDTFLTDFAADLQTDTDTRARVERLKSEILGRREVQDVIASAWSSVRAMIIAAAEDERSELRLRARASLMSLGRRLATDERLQAKLEGWLEGAAVYVVTTYRGEITSLISDTVAGWDADQTSKKIEANIGRDLQFIRINGTVVGALAGLVIYSVSHALGG, encoded by the coding sequence ATGGAACAGGACACGGGGCAGGGAGCGGGGCGGGGAGCGGGCCCGGGGCCCGAGGGTCGTGGCCCGGGCGGTGACGGTCCGGGCGGCGAGGGTCCGGGCGGCGAGGGCTCGGGCGCCCGCTCCGGTCCACCGGACGCGGCCGAGGCGGCCCAGGGACCACCGCCGGAGGGCCGGCCGTCCGATTCCGCCCCGGCCGGGGGCGGAGCGTCCCCGCCCGGGCGGCCGCTAGGGGCGGGGGGAGGGCTGGGCGGGTTCGCGTACACCGCAGCCGACGAGGAGAAGCAGCGCGGTGTGCGCCGTATGAAGAACACGGCCACGGGTCTGCTCCTCCTGGTCGCGGTCGTGTACGTACTCGCCACCTGGGCGAAGAACGCGGGGATGGGCGGCTGGTTGGGCTACGTCGCCGCGGCCGCCGAGGCGGGGATGGTGGGTGCGCTGGCGGACTGGTTCGCGGTCACGGCGCTCTTCCGGCGTCCGCTCGGCCTGCCCATCCCGCACACCGCCATCATTCCCACCAAGAAGGATCAACTCGGGGCCTCGCTCGGTTCCTTCGTGGGCGAGAACTTCCTGTCCGGAGACGTGGTCCGCGACCGGATCCACGCTCTGGGGGTCGGTTCGCGGCTCGGCGCCTGGCTGGCCGAGCCGGAGCACGCCGACCGGGTCACCGCCGAACTAGCCACCGCGCTGCGCGGTGCGCTGACGGTGCTGCGGGACTCCGACGTGCAGGCCGTGGTCGGCGAGGCGATCACCCGGCGGGCGGACGCGGCGGAGGTCGGGCCCGGCCTGGGGAAGATGCTGGAGAAGGTCGTCTCGGACGGTGGCCACCGCAGGGTCGTGGACCTGGTCTGCGTCCGGGCCCACGACTGGCTGGTCCTGCACGGCGATTCGGTGATGGACGCGGTGCAGGGCGGGGCGCCCGGCTGGACGCCCCGGTTCGTCGACAAGCGCATCGGGGAGCGGGTCTACAAGGAACTGCTGCGGTTCGTCACGGAGATGCGGGACATGCCCGACCACCCCGCGCGCGGCTCGATCGACACCTTCCTGACGGACTTCGCGGCCGACCTCCAGACGGATACGGACACCCGGGCCCGGGTGGAGCGGCTGAAGTCGGAGATCCTGGGGCGCCGTGAGGTGCAGGACGTCATCGCCTCGGCCTGGTCCAGCGTCCGTGCGATGATCATCGCGGCGGCCGAGGACGAGCGGAGCGAACTGCGGCTGCGGGCCCGGGCCTCGCTGATGTCGCTGGGCAGGCGGCTGGCGACGGACGAGCGGTTGCAGGCCAAGCTGGAAGGCTGGCTGGAGGGCGCGGCGGTCTACGTCGTGACGACCTACCGCGGCGAGATCACCTCGTTGATCAGTGACACGGTCGCCGGCTGGGACGCCGACCAGACCTCGAAGAAGATCGAGGCGAACATCGGCCGCGACCTCCAGTTCATCCGGATCAACGGCACGGTGGTGGGCGCGCTGGCGGGCCTGGTCATCTACTCGGTGTCACACGCCCTGGGAGGCTGA
- a CDS encoding SGNH/GDSL hydrolase family protein yields the protein MPRRQGYALLIALVTGTAVLAAAVAFGTSPGSPARQKPLTGAEARPAARQPAAPAHSSGTWVVTWTGAPANPEPPDNAHGYPGHTIRNIVHTSIGGDAARITLSNLFGTAPLVVDQATVATRPVTFGGRGTVTVAAGGQVVSDPVTVTVAPDADLLVTLRTPYGGRPVTHHPNAHQTSHLADDEQTWTTTAWRYLTAVDVRNDTAPGAIVVIGDSLTAGSHSTTDTDSRWPDVLSDRLRHRYGVANQGIAGNRVLRDSTNPTGAGGMSGVHRFDRDVLSVAGVRTVIIALGVNDVQQAPQETDAQRIVDGLRSLTDRAHAHGLRVVGATLTPFQGYATWTPERNDVRLAVNARIRAGGVFDDVVDFDRAVRDPYAPNRILPAYDCGDRLHLNDTGYRVLGRLIDPATVTGTPKTGAF from the coding sequence ATGCCCAGGCGCCAGGGATACGCCCTGCTCATCGCCCTCGTCACAGGCACCGCCGTACTCGCCGCCGCCGTCGCCTTCGGTACGTCGCCGGGGTCCCCGGCACGCCAGAAGCCGCTCACCGGGGCCGAGGCCCGGCCCGCGGCGCGTCAACCCGCCGCACCCGCCCACTCGTCCGGCACCTGGGTGGTGACCTGGACCGGCGCCCCCGCGAACCCCGAACCACCCGACAACGCCCACGGCTACCCCGGCCACACCATCCGTAACATCGTGCACACCAGCATCGGCGGCGACGCGGCCCGCATCACCCTGTCCAACCTCTTCGGGACCGCCCCCCTCGTCGTGGACCAGGCCACCGTCGCCACGCGCCCGGTCACCTTCGGCGGGCGCGGCACCGTCACCGTCGCCGCGGGCGGGCAGGTCGTCAGCGACCCGGTGACCGTCACCGTCGCCCCGGACGCCGACCTCCTCGTCACCCTGCGCACCCCGTACGGCGGCCGGCCGGTCACCCACCACCCCAACGCCCACCAGACGTCCCACCTGGCCGACGACGAGCAGACCTGGACCACCACCGCCTGGCGCTACCTCACCGCCGTCGACGTCCGCAACGACACCGCCCCCGGCGCGATCGTCGTGATCGGCGACTCCCTCACCGCCGGCTCCCACTCCACCACCGACACCGACAGCCGCTGGCCCGACGTGCTCTCCGACCGGCTGCGCCACCGCTACGGCGTCGCCAACCAGGGCATCGCCGGCAACCGCGTCCTGCGCGACAGCACCAACCCCACCGGCGCCGGCGGGATGTCCGGCGTCCACCGCTTCGACCGCGACGTGCTCTCCGTCGCCGGCGTCCGGACCGTGATCATCGCGCTCGGCGTCAACGACGTGCAGCAGGCGCCCCAGGAGACCGACGCCCAGCGCATCGTCGACGGTCTCCGGTCCCTCACCGACCGCGCCCACGCGCACGGCCTGCGGGTCGTCGGGGCGACCCTGACGCCGTTCCAGGGCTACGCCACCTGGACGCCCGAACGCAACGACGTACGCCTGGCGGTCAACGCCCGGATCAGGGCGGGCGGTGTCTTCGACGACGTCGTCGACTTCGACCGCGCCGTACGCGACCCCTACGCGCCCAACCGGATCCTGCCCGCCTACGACTGCGGCGACCGGCTCCACCTCAACGACACGGGTTACCGCGTCCTGGGCCGGCTCATCGACCCCGCCACGGTCACCGGGACGCCGAAGACCGGCGCCTTCTGA
- a CDS encoding DUF1707 SHOCT-like domain-containing protein: MRASDAERERIAETLREAVAEGRLQMDEFEQRLDAAYKARTHRELEPLISDLPAPGGVVAPAPGGSSVPAGRSAAPVDWSQRIGGPATSTGGFAFWSGFSRKGRWTVGRVFNAFVVWGGGEIDLREARFEDREVVIRCYAIMGGLQVTVSPDVHLQVNGVGVMGGFDEQSKDADFGGPAPDAPRVRVTGLALLGGVGVVRKWTKAQRQRLKEDERGRLEGRDG, translated from the coding sequence ATGCGCGCTTCGGATGCGGAACGTGAGCGGATCGCGGAGACGCTGCGGGAGGCCGTGGCCGAGGGCCGGTTGCAGATGGACGAGTTCGAGCAGCGGCTCGACGCGGCGTACAAGGCGCGTACGCACAGGGAGTTGGAACCACTGATCAGTGACCTGCCGGCGCCGGGCGGGGTCGTGGCCCCGGCGCCGGGCGGGTCGTCCGTGCCGGCCGGGCGGTCGGCGGCGCCGGTGGACTGGTCGCAGCGGATCGGCGGGCCCGCGACCTCCACGGGCGGGTTCGCGTTCTGGAGCGGGTTCAGCCGCAAGGGCCGCTGGACCGTGGGCCGGGTCTTCAACGCGTTCGTGGTGTGGGGCGGGGGCGAGATCGACCTGCGGGAGGCGCGTTTCGAGGACCGCGAGGTCGTCATCCGCTGCTACGCGATCATGGGCGGTCTCCAGGTGACGGTGTCACCGGATGTGCACCTCCAGGTCAACGGCGTCGGTGTCATGGGCGGGTTCGACGAGCAGTCGAAGGACGCCGACTTCGGTGGCCCGGCCCCGGACGCCCCGCGGGTGCGGGTGACCGGTCTCGCTCTGCTGGGCGGGGTCGGCGTGGTGCGCAAGTGGACGAAGGCCCAGCGGCAGCGGCTGAAGGAGGACGAGCGGGGGCGGCTGGAGGGGCGGGACGGCTGA
- a CDS encoding ABC transporter ATP-binding protein: MDSDFIELDGVEKVFEVRRKSGFLRRERREVRAVDGISFRVPRGEMVGYIGPNGAGKSTTIKMLTGILTPSGGRLRVAGIDPSRERMKLAHRIGVVFGQRTTLWWDLPLRDSYRLMHRMYRIPDRRFRENLDRCVELLDLGELLDVPVRQLSLGQRMRGDVAAALLHDPEVLYLDEPTIGLDVISKAKVRGFLRDLNAERGTTVLLTTHDLTDIEQLCDRVMVIDHGRLVYDGALAGLHGVGESERTLVVDLEREMPPVVLESESSVRVVRVEGPRQWLAFPASASAAPLVARLAADYPLVDLSVREPDIEAVIAKMYASDPGRRAV, encoded by the coding sequence ATGGACAGTGACTTCATCGAGTTGGACGGCGTCGAGAAGGTCTTCGAGGTGCGTCGTAAGTCCGGTTTCCTGCGCCGGGAGCGGCGCGAGGTGCGGGCGGTGGACGGCATCAGCTTCCGGGTGCCGCGTGGGGAGATGGTCGGCTACATCGGGCCCAACGGCGCGGGGAAGTCGACGACGATCAAGATGCTGACGGGGATCCTCACCCCCAGCGGAGGCCGGCTGCGGGTCGCGGGTATCGATCCCTCGCGGGAGCGTATGAAGCTGGCGCACCGGATCGGGGTCGTGTTCGGGCAGCGTACGACCCTGTGGTGGGACCTGCCGCTGCGGGACTCGTACCGGCTGATGCACCGGATGTACCGGATCCCGGACCGCCGCTTCCGGGAGAACCTGGACCGCTGTGTGGAACTCCTGGACCTGGGTGAGCTGCTGGACGTGCCCGTACGGCAGTTGTCGCTGGGGCAGCGGATGCGGGGCGATGTCGCGGCGGCGCTGCTGCACGATCCGGAGGTGCTGTACCTGGACGAGCCGACGATCGGGCTCGATGTGATCTCCAAGGCGAAGGTACGGGGTTTTCTGCGGGATCTGAACGCGGAGCGGGGCACGACGGTGCTGCTGACCACGCATGACCTGACCGACATCGAGCAGTTGTGCGACCGGGTGATGGTGATCGACCACGGCCGTCTCGTCTACGACGGTGCGCTCGCCGGACTGCACGGGGTGGGCGAGAGCGAGCGCACGCTGGTGGTGGACCTGGAGCGGGAGATGCCGCCGGTCGTCCTGGAGTCGGAGTCCTCGGTGCGGGTGGTCAGGGTGGAGGGGCCCCGGCAGTGGCTGGCGTTCCCGGCGTCGGCCTCGGCGGCCCCGCTGGTGGCCCGGCTGGCGGCGGACTATCCGCTGGTGGACCTGTCGGTGCGGGAGCCGGACATCGAGGCGGTCATCGCGAAGATGTACGCGTCGGATCCGGGACGCCGGGCGGTGTGA